The nucleotide window CTTTAAATTATTATGGAGGATTTATTATGGCGCATTTAGAAGATGAAATTAAACCCGTTGTAGTTGACATAAGGGGCGTATCGTGCTGTATGCCGCCCGTCGGTGAATTTATAATAGAAATGAGGCGGCAGCCGGAAAATGCCGTTATCGAGTTATTGACGGATAAAAAGGAAGAAGTCAACGATGTTTTAGAATGGGTAGGTAAAATTAATCAGAAAGTTTTGTCCGTTACCGAAGAGAACGGTTACTGGAAGGTATTAGCCAAAAAAATAAGCAACTTGTAGAGGGGATATTTAATTATTTTTGTCGATATATTGTATAAGTCTGATTATTATTTATACCGTTAGTGTTGAACGGTTAAAAGAAAATCAATGAATTTAAAAATTTTTTATCTAACTATTAATACCTTAAATCACCGTTAGAAATTTTATTTTCTGCATAAACGGCATATTTTTCTGATGAAAAAGACATGCTTTTTCAATACATTCAGAAAAATATATGTTTATATCCGCCTACGCGGGAATGACAATCCGGGGATTTAAGATTTACCCAATGTGATGTCCATTTGCGTCCGTATCAAAGACATGCTTTGATAGACACGGACGCCAATATCTCGCGAAAGCGG belongs to Candidatus Acidulodesulfobacterium acidiphilum and includes:
- a CDS encoding sulfurtransferase TusA family protein, which produces MAHLEDEIKPVVVDIRGVSCCMPPVGEFIIEMRRQPENAVIELLTDKKEEVNDVLEWVGKINQKVLSVTEENGYWKVLAKKISNL